The stretch of DNA CCCGGTGCCGACCGCGGCGGCGATCGCCGCCCACTCGGGCAGCCCGTAGCGGACCGCGAGCACCGCGGTGATCGCGGCGGACGCGCCGGCCACCGACCCGATCGACAGGTCGATCTCGCCGAGCAGCAGCACCATGATCACACCGGTGGTCATCAGGCCGACGGCCGCGACCTGCACGGTGAGGTTGGACAGGTTCTGCGGGGACAGGAACCGCTCGTGCAGCGTCTGGAAAACGACGCAGATGAGGACCAGCCCGATGATCACCGGGACCGGGCCCAGCTCGCCGCCGCGCAGCCGGCGCAGTCCGGCCTGGACCAGGCCGAGCGGCGAGGTGCGGGTGACGATGAGGCGCGGGTCCGGCGGCGCCGGAGCGGTCCGCTGCTCCTCCCCCACCGCGGGTGCCTGCTGTGCGGCCATCATTCGGCTCCCGTCTGTGCCGTCGCGACGCGCTGCTGGCGCCGCGCCACCGGGTTGTCGGCCGCACCGGTGATGGCGGCCACGATCTCCTCGTACGGGGTGTCCTGCACCGGGAAGTCCCCGGCGTTGCGGCCGAGGCGCAGCACCACGGCGCGGTCCGCAACGGCCCGCACGTCGGCCATGTTGTGGCTGATCAGCACGACGCCCAGGCCGCGCTCGCGGAGCCGCTCGATGAGGTCGAGCACCTGCGCGGTCTGCGCCACGCCCAGCGCGGCGGTGGGCTCGTCCAGCATGACCACCTTGGGCTCGCCCAGCAGCGAGCGGGCGATGGCGATGATCTGGCGCTGGCCGCCGGAGAGGGAGGCGACCGGCACCCGCAGGCTGGGGATCTTCACCGACAGCGAGTCGAGCAGCTCGGAGGCGGTGCGCTCCATCTCGACCTCGTCCAGCGCGCCCAGGCGGGTCTTCTCCACGCCGAGGAAGAGGTTGCCGACGATGTCGAGGTTGTCGCAGAGGGCGAGGTCCTGGTAGATGGTGGCGATGCCGAGGCGCTGCGCATCGGCCGGGCGGGAGACGGTGACCTCCCGGCCCTCCCAGCGGACCGTGCCGCTGTCCGCCGGGTTGGCCCCGGCGATCACCTTGACCAGCGTCGACTTGCCGGCGCCGTTGTCGCCGAGCAGGGCCACGACCTCGCCGGGCGCGATGGTCAGGTCGACGTCGCTGAGCGCCTGTACGGCGCCGAATCTCTTGGAAATCCCGGACAGCTCCAGGACGGGTGTGCTCATGGATCTTCCCCTAGGGCCCCCGCTCGCGCGGGGGCGGATCGGTGCCCCGGTGCCCGTCCCGCGGGGCGCCGCGGGACGGGCGCCCTGCTAGGACTCGGACATCTCCGTGCAGAAGTCGGTGTCGGCGTAGTCCTTGGTGCAGATCTCCTCGACGGTGTAGAAGCCGTCCGAGACCACCGTCTCCTCGACCTGGTCGGCGGTGACCGAGACCGGCTCCAGCAGGACCGCGGAGACCTCCTCGCCGCTGCCGTCCTCGACCTTGCTGATGCTGTGCTCGCCGCCGTCGTACTCCTCGCCGGTGGCCGCGGCGACCGCCATGTCGGCGGCGATCTCGGCCTCCGGGCGGATGGACTTGTAGACGGTCATGTACTGCTCGCCCGCGATGACCCGCTGGATGCCGGCGAGTTCGGCGTCCTGGCCGGTGATCGGGGGCAGGTCGTCGACTCCGGCGCTCTTCAGCGCGGCGACGATGCCGGCCGCCATGCCGTCGTTGGCCGAGTAGACGCCGGCGATGTCGTCGGCGCCGATGGAGGTGATCGCCTGCTCCATCTGGGTCTGGGCGCGGTCCGGCGACCAGTCCGGGGTGTCGAACTCCTGGCCGATCTCGACCTGGCCGTCGAGCACCTCGTGCGCGCCGGCCTTGAAGTCGCCGGCGTTGGGGTCGGTGGGGGCGCCGTTGATCATCACGATCTCGGCGTCGTCGCCGGCCTTCTCCTTGTCCAGGGCCTCCAGCAGGGCGCGGCCCTGGACCCGGCCGACCTCCTTGTTGTCGAAGGAGACGTAGTAGTCCACGCCGCCCTCGGCGAGCCGGTCGTAGGCCACCACCGGAACGCCCTGGCTCTGCGCGTTCTTCACGATGCCGGCCGCGGCCTCGGAGTCGACGGCGTCCAGCACCAGCACGTCCACGCCGTCGGTGAGCATCGCCTCGGCCTGGGACTGCTGCTTGGAGGTCTGCTGGTCGGCGTTCTGGTAGAGCAGGTCGCACTTCTCGCACCGCTCGGCCAGGGCCTCTTCGAAGTACGGCTTGTCGAACTTGTCGTAGCGGGCGGTCTTGGACTCGGGGAGCAGCAGGCCGACGCTGAAGCCCTCGTCCACGCTGTGGGTCTCGCCGTCGCCGGTCCCGCCGCCGGTCGTGGTGGCGCCGCACCCGGTGGCGAGCAGCGCCAGCACGGCGGCCGCCCCCGCAGCGGCGCCGCGCAGCATCGTGTTCTTCGACTTCAAGGGGATGTTCCTCCTACTCAGGGCGAACACCGGGCAGGGGGAATGTGAAGCCCGGTGAACCGATGTGTGAAGTCAAGCCCCCGGAAACCTTGTCGTCAAGTCTTGAACACATAACCGAAACGTCACGAGGCTTTCATTCAACCTGTGAAGATAGTGTTTTCGCAGGTCGCAGCTAGGATCGCATAGCTGTGAACATCTGTGGGAACCCGCCCGCACCGCGGCGTCCCCGCCGCCTTCAGCCGGTCTTTGCAGGTGAAAGCGGGAATGGCCGCCGAACGCGGCGATCCGGGTCGCCTCAGGCCTCGTCCGTTCGTGATCGAGACCGCGGCGCCCCCGGCACCGCCCCCGGGGGGACCGGAGACGGCGGAACGCCCGTTGCGTTCACCGCGCCGGCCCCCGATCGCGCGGCCGCGTACCGGCGCCCGCTGGCGCCGGGGCCCGCCCGCGGCGCACCTCCACCGGCCGGCTAAACCGCCGGCACCGCCGCCGCGGCGGCGCGGAGCGCGCCGCGGATCACCGCGTTCTCGCCCAGCGCACCCGGCTCGATCCGCAGGTCGCGCAGGGCGCTGCCGAGTGCGCCCAGCTCCAGCGAGCGCCGGCACGGCTCCATCAGCCGCTCCCCCGCCCCCGCGAGCTCCCCGCCGACCAGCACCATCTCCGGGTTGAACGCGTTCACCAGCACCGCCACCCCGCGGCCCAGTGCGGACCCCGCCTCGGAGAGGATCCGCCGGGCGCCCGGGTCGCCCTGCTCCGCCGCCCCGATCAGCCCGTCCAGGTCGCGCGGCGCCCCCGGGGCGCCCTGCGTCGGCACCATGTCCATCAGGTAGGGGGCGCCGACCAGCGTCTCCAGGCAGCCCCGGTTGCCGCAGCGGCACACCTGGCCGCGCTCGTCCAGGCCGATGTGCCCGATCTCCCCGGCGGTGCCGCCCGCGCCGCGGAACAGCCGGCCCTCCACCATGATCCCCGCGCCGACCCCCTTGGAGAGTCGCACGTAGACCAGGTGCTGCACGCCCCGGCCGGCGCCCTCGGCCGCCTCCGCCTGCGCGGCGAGGTTGGCGTCGTTCTCCGCCTGCACCGGCACACCCAGCCGGGCGCCGAGCAGCTCGGCCGGGCGGGCCCCGGCCCAGGCCGGCATGGAGGTGATCGCGCCGACCTCGCCGGTGCGGACGTCCACCGGCCCCGGAACGGCCGCGCACACCCCCAGCACCGAGGAGAGGTCCAGGCGGGCTCCGGCCAGCACCGTCTCCAGCAGCCAGACCGCGCGGCGCACCCCCTTGGCCGGGTCGGCGGCCACGTCGTAGGGGATGGACTCGCGGACCAGCGTCCGGCCGTCGGTGTCGCCGACCGCCACGGTGATCCGGGAGTTGCCGAAGTCGACCGCGGCCACCGCGCCGGAGGCGCGGCGCAGCGTGACCGCGCGGGCGCGGCGCCCGTTGGAGGAGGTGCCCCGGACCGAGACGGTGCCCGCGGTGCGCAGGTCGCGCACGATGTTGGAGACGCTTGCCGCGGAGAGCCCGGTGGTCCGCGCGATCTCCGCCTGGGTCAGCGTGCCGGCCTCGCGCAGCGCCTCCACCACGCGCCGCCGGTTGGCCTCCCGGAGCGCGGCCTGGGAGCCCGGTGTCACCTCGACGTCGGTCACTGAGCCCCTTCTCTGCGTCTCCCGCCGGCCGCGGCGCGGCCTTCCGGGTGGAAGCGTACTGGTGAGAGCCAGCTTACAAGGCTTGAAACCACTGCCCTGCGGGGGCTCCCGGGCCGGAGGCCTCGCCCCGGGGTAGGGTGCCGGGCATGCCCGTCGTGCCCACCGACTCCCCCGACTGGCGCTCCCGCGTCGCCGACCTGCTGCTCCGCGCCCCGGCCCGCGCCGGGCGGTGCCGGGTCCTCGCCCTGGAGGGCCCCTCCGGATCGGGCAAGACCTCCCTGGCCGGAGCGCTCGCCGAGCGGCTGCGCTGCCCGGTGGTGCACATGGACGACCTGTACCCCGGGTGGGAAGGGCTGGCCGCCTCGGTCACCCGGGCCCGCCGCGAAGTCCTCGAACCGATCGCCGAGGGCCGCCCGCCCCGCTGGCGCCGGTGGGACTGGGAGGCCGGGGACTGGGCCCCCGACGGCCCCGGCGGCCGGCACCGGGTGGACCCCGCCGGCGCCCTCGTCATCGAGGGCTGCGGTGCCGGCGGCGCGGAGCTGCGCCCGCTGCTGTCCCTGCTGGCCTGGGTGGAGGTACCGGAACAGGTGCGCGCCGAGCGGCTGGACGCGCGCTCCGACTCCGCGCTGTACGCCCCCTACCGCTCGATGTGGGCCGCGCAGGAGGCCCGGTTCTACGCCTCCGACGCCCCGCGCGACCACGCCGACCTGGTGCTGGAGAACGGCTGAGAGACCGTCGGCCATCCGGCCGGTCCCCCGGTGCGGCCGCCCCGGGCTTCTCCGCTCACCCGCGGTGCAGCCGCCCCGCGAGGGACGGTGGGGTGGGGCGGCGCCGGGCCGCACGCCGCCCCCGGCGAGGACCGCGGCGGGCGGTGTGCCGCCGAGACGGCGCAGAGCCCGACGCGGGCGAGTGCGGGAAGGGCCGCGGACGGACATTCCCGATCGCCGGTCGGATACCCGGCGGTCCCTGAACAGAGTGCCGGGTATGCGGCCGCCGGTCGCCCAGGGGGCCGGCGGACCGCCCCCGCCTCATCCGCTGATCTCAGGCCCGCCGGCCGGTCCCGGCCCGCGATCCGGTGCCGTGGGCCGTCGCCCCGGCGGCGACCGGAACACTCGTCCTGACGGGGCACCCGCCCGCACCGGGCTCGGCGGCGCCGCTTCCTCCCGGCCCCTCCCCGCCTCCGGGAACACGGCCGGCTCCGGCGGGCCGTCCGGGGTCCTCCCCGGCTACCGGAACCGCCTCCCCCGGGTCACGGGGCCGGCGGCAGGGCCCGCAGTGCGCGCAGGTCGGCCTCCATCGCCTCCACGCCCTGCCGCAACCGGACGACGTGCGCCTCGGCCTGCTGGTGGCGGGCCTGGGCGGCCTGCACCGCGCTCGGGTAGCCGTTGCGCGGCCCCATCGAGCCGGTGACCCCCATCGCGGCGATCCGGGCGCCGACCCAGAGCAGGAAGACCGTGCCCATCCACCCGGCGACCGACCCGGCGGCGCCGCCGATGCCGGCCGCCACGACCAGCGCGACGACCAGCACCCAGACCGGGACCTTGAGCCGCCGGTGCAGGGTGTACAGCCGCGCCTCGCGCTCCCACTCCTCTGCGGCCGTTCCCTGCTCGGCCTGGGCCCGGCTGAGCGCACCGCGCCACTCGGCCCGCTCCTTGGCCACCGTGGCCACCAGGCCCGACATCGACCGGAGCACGGCGGCCATGCCGGCCCGCCGCGCGCCGCGGGCCTGCTCCACCGGGGCCCACAGCAGCGCCTGCAGCTCGGTCGCCTCCGCGTCGCCCTGCGGCGGCGGGCCCGCGACCTGCTCGGGGTGGAGCAGGTGCGCCAGGATGCGGGCCGAGTCGATCGGCGGCCCGCTCAGCCGGGAGGTGGCGGTGCGCAGCCGCTGCTGGAACTCGACCGCCGCCTGCTCGGCCTCCTCCAGGTCGTGCAGGAGGCGGCGGCGGTCCTCGGCGTCCGGGCCGTGGTGCAGCGCCATCGCGCGCAGCACCTCGGGGCGGGCCACCAGCAGCAGGTCGTTGGCGGGCGGGGCGCCGGTGAACAGCGCCTGCGCGTCGGCGAACTGCTCGCGGAGCCCGGCGAGCGAGGCGTCCCGGCCGCGGAACACCGGCGGCAGGTCCGGGCGGAGCTGGGCGATGAACCAGGCCAGCGCGATGTTGGCGTCGTCGGGGCGGCGCCGGAACAGCGAGCGGTCCACCGCGGTGTCCCGGGCGTCGGTGATCAGCCAGGTGCCGAGCGCGTCGCGCGCGCCGTCGTCGCCGAACACCCGGACCGCATGTCCCCAGTCGCGCTGCATCGCCTCGGCCAGCGCGCCGGGTTCGGTGTACTTGACCCCGGCGAACCAGTACGGCGGGGTCTCCCCCGGCGGCACGGGGGTGTAGTCGGGCACGCCTCCGGAGGGCGCCCCGGAGGGGACCGGGGTGTAGGGCGGCGGGGTCCCCGGCCCCGGTGGAACGTAGGGCGGGGGCGAGAGGTACACCGCTCCGGACGGGTACGGGCCCTGGGGCGGCGGGGTCGGCGGCGCGGCGGGCGGAGCCCCGGGGGCGAGCGCGGAGGCCGCGTGCTCCTCCCCGGCGAGCCGGGTGTACTGCCGGGTGGCCGGCGCCCCGGCCTCCCCCGGCGCGAGCTCGGTGTACTGGCGGGTGCCCGGGGCATCGGCGGGCGCCACCCGGGTGGGGTCGACCGCCCCCTGGACCCGGGTCGCCCCGTCCGGGGAGACCTCGGCGTCCGCTCCGCCGTCGGCGGGCGCCGGCAGGGCGGCCGGGCCGCCCGCGGCGGGGGCGTCCAGTAGCAGGTCGAGCAGGCCGCGCGCGGTCGGCCGCCGCGCCGGGTCCTTCTCCAGGCAGGCCAGCACGATCGGGAGCAGCGGCTCGGTGAGGCCGTCGGTGTCGGGGGCGCCGGAGAGGATCCGGGTGATCCGGGCCACCTGGGTCGGGGCGGCGAACGCCTCCCGGCCGGTGGCGGCGAACGCCATCACCGCGCCCCAGGCGAAGACGTCCACCGCCGGGGTGAGGCGCAGCCCTTCCAGCTGCTCGGGCGCCATGTAGCCGACGGTGCCCACCACCCCGCTGGCGGTGACCGAGGTGGTCTCCACGGCGCGGGCGATGCCGAAGTCGATCACCCGGGGGCCGTCCGCGGCGAGCAGGATGTTCTCCGGCTTGAGGTCGCGGTGGACCACCCCGGCGCCGTGGATCGCGGCCAGCGCGGTGGCCGTGGACACCGCCAGCCGGTGCAGGTCGGTCCCGCCGCGCGGACCGTTCTCGGTGACGGCGTCCTGCAGGGTGGGGCCGTCGATGTACTCGGTGGCGATCCACGGCCGCTCGGCCTCCGGGTCGGCGCCGAGGATCGCCGCGATGCAGAACCCGCTGACCTTGCGGGCCTGCTCCACCTCGGCGGCGAACCGGCGCCGCATGTCCGCATCCCCGGCCCAGGTGGCGTGGAGCAGCTTGACGGCCGCCCGGTGCCCGTCGGGCGCCTCACCGAGGAAGACCTCGCCGAACCCGCCCCTGCCGAGCCTTCGGACCAGCCGGTAGTCGCCGACGGTCTGCTGCTCCGTCCCGGTCTCCTCGTCGCCCATGCCCGCCTTTCTCACACCGGAAGCGCGCGCCGCGGAACGGGGCGCACGAGGGTCGACGCGGTGGGCCTGGGAAGGGGGGTGTCGCCGCCCTTGGGGAGGCTCCGCGGACCCGAACGGGATGATGTTCCCAGAGGGACAGGGTATACGCGACCCGGATACCGGCCCGCCCCCGGTGGGCCGGAGGCCGGCGCCCTGTCCCGGCTGCGGGAGGGGGCGGGGCCAGGGAGCGGCGCGGGGCGGCTTCATCACGGGTGCGCCCCTGAGAGGCTGTCGGGTATCCGGTCGATCGCCCAGCGTGTTCGGCCGCGGGCCGGGAGAAGCGGCGGCCCGGAGCCCGACGCCGCCGCGACCGTGGCGGGAGGCGGTGCGGGGGCGGGTGGTGTGGTGCTGTCCCGTGACCGCCCCCCTGGCCGCAGGGGTGGGCGGTGGCGGGCAGGGAGGTCCGAGGCGACCGTCTCCTCCCCAGGGCGGCGCGGGCCGGCTGCACCGCGGGTGAGCGGAGAAGCCCGGTGCGGCCGCACCGGGTGACCGGCCGGATACCCGACGGTCTCTTGAGGGCCAGGGATCCGGCAGGCGGGTGAGTAGGCGGAACCGGACCGCGCGGCGGCGGGTCAGTCGTCCCCGTCGTCGCCCTCCTCGCCGTCGCCGTCCTCCTCGTCGTCTCCGCCGCCCCCGTCCTCCTGGTCGCCGTCTTCTTCGCCGCCGCCCTCATCGTCCTCGTCCCCGCCGTCCTCCTGCGCGGGGCCGTCCTCTCCCCCCGCGGTCAGATCGCAGGCGGTCCCGGTGAGGACGAGGAACGAGGCGAGCGCGCCGGCCGCGGCGAGGCGGCGCAGCAGTGCGAGGCGTGTCCGGGGCATGGGGTCTCCTTCAGGTGGGGATCGGGAAGTCTCCACCTGACCTTCCCCGTCCGACAGGTATCACTCCGGAAGACCGCCCCGGCCGGTCCCGCCCCGCGCAGCTCTCGGCGCTGCTGCGGTCTCGACCGGCTCTGAGACCGCGGCAGCGCCGAGACCTAGCCGACGACCACCCGGACGGTGTGCAGGCCGGTGGCGCCGTCCGGGGCCGGCGGGGCCTCCCGCGCGGTCTGCACCTCGCCGTCGGCGGTGGTCGCGCGGACCGCCAGGGCGTGCTCGCCCGGTTCGGCGCC from Nocardiopsis composta encodes:
- a CDS encoding serine/threonine-protein kinase yields the protein MGDEETGTEQQTVGDYRLVRRLGRGGFGEVFLGEAPDGHRAAVKLLHATWAGDADMRRRFAAEVEQARKVSGFCIAAILGADPEAERPWIATEYIDGPTLQDAVTENGPRGGTDLHRLAVSTATALAAIHGAGVVHRDLKPENILLAADGPRVIDFGIARAVETTSVTASGVVGTVGYMAPEQLEGLRLTPAVDVFAWGAVMAFAATGREAFAAPTQVARITRILSGAPDTDGLTEPLLPIVLACLEKDPARRPTARGLLDLLLDAPAAGGPAALPAPADGGADAEVSPDGATRVQGAVDPTRVAPADAPGTRQYTELAPGEAGAPATRQYTRLAGEEHAASALAPGAPPAAPPTPPPQGPYPSGAVYLSPPPYVPPGPGTPPPYTPVPSGAPSGGVPDYTPVPPGETPPYWFAGVKYTEPGALAEAMQRDWGHAVRVFGDDGARDALGTWLITDARDTAVDRSLFRRRPDDANIALAWFIAQLRPDLPPVFRGRDASLAGLREQFADAQALFTGAPPANDLLLVARPEVLRAMALHHGPDAEDRRRLLHDLEEAEQAAVEFQQRLRTATSRLSGPPIDSARILAHLLHPEQVAGPPPQGDAEATELQALLWAPVEQARGARRAGMAAVLRSMSGLVATVAKERAEWRGALSRAQAEQGTAAEEWEREARLYTLHRRLKVPVWVLVVALVVAAGIGGAAGSVAGWMGTVFLLWVGARIAAMGVTGSMGPRNGYPSAVQAAQARHQQAEAHVVRLRQGVEAMEADLRALRALPPAP
- a CDS encoding ATP-binding cassette domain-containing protein — its product is MSTPVLELSGISKRFGAVQALSDVDLTIAPGEVVALLGDNGAGKSTLVKVIAGANPADSGTVRWEGREVTVSRPADAQRLGIATIYQDLALCDNLDIVGNLFLGVEKTRLGALDEVEMERTASELLDSLSVKIPSLRVPVASLSGGQRQIIAIARSLLGEPKVVMLDEPTAALGVAQTAQVLDLIERLRERGLGVVLISHNMADVRAVADRAVVLRLGRNAGDFPVQDTPYEEIVAAITGAADNPVARRQQRVATAQTGAE
- a CDS encoding ABC transporter substrate-binding protein; amino-acid sequence: MLRGAAAGAAAVLALLATGCGATTTGGGTGDGETHSVDEGFSVGLLLPESKTARYDKFDKPYFEEALAERCEKCDLLYQNADQQTSKQQSQAEAMLTDGVDVLVLDAVDSEAAAGIVKNAQSQGVPVVAYDRLAEGGVDYYVSFDNKEVGRVQGRALLEALDKEKAGDDAEIVMINGAPTDPNAGDFKAGAHEVLDGQVEIGQEFDTPDWSPDRAQTQMEQAITSIGADDIAGVYSANDGMAAGIVAALKSAGVDDLPPITGQDAELAGIQRVIAGEQYMTVYKSIRPEAEIAADMAVAAATGEEYDGGEHSISKVEDGSGEEVSAVLLEPVSVTADQVEETVVSDGFYTVEEICTKDYADTDFCTEMSES
- a CDS encoding ROK family transcriptional regulator; the encoded protein is MTDVEVTPGSQAALREANRRRVVEALREAGTLTQAEIARTTGLSAASVSNIVRDLRTAGTVSVRGTSSNGRRARAVTLRRASGAVAAVDFGNSRITVAVGDTDGRTLVRESIPYDVAADPAKGVRRAVWLLETVLAGARLDLSSVLGVCAAVPGPVDVRTGEVGAITSMPAWAGARPAELLGARLGVPVQAENDANLAAQAEAAEGAGRGVQHLVYVRLSKGVGAGIMVEGRLFRGAGGTAGEIGHIGLDERGQVCRCGNRGCLETLVGAPYLMDMVPTQGAPGAPRDLDGLIGAAEQGDPGARRILSEAGSALGRGVAVLVNAFNPEMVLVGGELAGAGERLMEPCRRSLELGALGSALRDLRIEPGALGENAVIRGALRAAAAAVPAV